The proteins below come from a single Cannabis sativa cultivar Pink pepper isolate KNU-18-1 chromosome 3, ASM2916894v1, whole genome shotgun sequence genomic window:
- the LOC115709403 gene encoding uncharacterized protein LOC115709403, which produces MHGREGEEGKRSRHMWTVPRRVVAVDGSSSSCSSSPNSFYKDGRKITVGDCALFKPPQDSPPFIGIIRWVTTGKDNKLKLGVNWLYRPAEVKLGKGILLDAAPNELFYSFHKDVIPAASLLHPCKVAFLPKGVELPSGISSFVCRQLYDITNKCLWWLTDQDYINERQEEVEQLLNKTRVEMHAGGRSPKPSNGPTSTSQLKAGSESNQNSLSSFSSQVRGKKRERIEQGSDPLKRERFTKTEDGDSGHCRQESFLKFEISKITEKGGLVDSEGVEKLVQLMLPDRNEKKIDLAGRSMLAGVIAATDKFDCLSRFVELRGLPVFDEWLQEIHKGKIGDSSGSKDGDKLIEEFLLVLLRALDKLPVNLDALKTCNIGKSVNHLRSHKNSEIQKKSRSLVDTWKKRVEAEMNINDVKPGSNHAVSWAGRSARLPEVGNRNSSGPSDVAVKSSVGQVFPSKSVSVKLVHGDSTTRSASASPGSVKSVPSPGSAGNNIKDGHFRNASGGMSDVPLTATRDEKSSSSSQSHNNSQSCSNDHARAGVVSGKDDARSSSAGSMNANKVSGGSSQPRKPINGFQGSLPGNQKETGSSKSSSLHKNPIDKSSNSGLTGDKMSERTTVDGNTHKLIVKIPNPGRSPARSGGGYFEDRSIRSSRASSPVTSEKADQLDSGLKEKSDACKVNAASDVNSESWQSNDFKDMLTASDEGDGSPAALTDEERCRTVDETKKVAEVSKTASSSSGNEHKSANLQEPSCTSMNALVESCVKFSEGNGSMSGSDDLGMNLLASVAAREMSKSDLVSPFDSPQRNNSVEPSSTGDDLKVKLLAEGELGQNKCLFTGGSNNENGKHASESDNLMAKDKEDKTAFLSDHTPTSEHTVRVGSPSKDFKQAEGIEDSKGKCNDVSLASPVISPSRVSDKAADREGGKPTGGKSVEGGVKTEGSLDVKHNVSDPLLNENKITEAGTMNEFKTENLGRLSPHSSLATDVKVNLKNEETDSIDKTDEKQAVSVMQSDLVNGACEVILPSDHGKDLVSEKACEIKSEKRDIMGIMPHVSESVNQRNEPEGNSLTTSENRAVGGVSSVTQQSSNSLEHDLKSKEVEQCGGGEQVSNILPSACDAHEAEQLLRSRDSKLTRMETNEAGECASKCAADVSSISSVGVSGSDAKVEFDLNEGFNADDGKIGDVKISAPGCSPTGHLISPLPFPVTSMSSPLPSSVTVTAAAKGPFLPPEDLLRSKGVLGWKGSAATSAFRPAEPRKVVDMPVGAVNISHAESTSGKQGRPPLDIDLNVPDERLLEDMTSRYSSHETSSTSNAMSKSGRACDQSTSAAPFRSSGGLDLDLNQADETLDMGSFTINNSRRTEIPSMLVNSSSRGTLGGDVGVRRDFDLNDGPSVDEMSSEPAHFIQQARSSVLSQPSVSGFRMNNTEAGNFSSWFHTGNNTYSAVTIPSVIPDRGEQPFPIVAAGGPQRMMGPPGGGNPFTPDVYRGSVLSASPAMPFPSTSFQYPVFSYGTSFSMPPSTFAGGPTTYLDSSSGGRVCFPAVHPQLLGTSAGGVSSNYPRPFVISLPDGSNNSSGESSRKWGRQGLDLNAGPGGPEIESRDESFHLAPKQLSVASSQLPLDEQMRMFQMPGGTLKRKEPEGGWDGFKQSPWQQ; this is translated from the exons ATGCATGGGAGGGAAGGTGAAGAGGGGAAACGGAGTCGGCACATGTGGACAGTCCCTAGGCGTGTAGTTGCAGTCGATGGTTCTTCTTCGTCGTGTTCATCTTCACCCAATTCGTTTTACAag GACGGACGCAAGATCACCGTTGGTGACTGTGCTCTGTTTAAGCCTCCTCAAGATTCACCTCCTTTCATTGGAATAATTCGTTGGGTAACAACAGGCAAAGATAATAAGTTGAAATTAGGTGTAAATTGGCTTTATcgtccagctgaagtaaagcTTGGTAAAGGCATCTTGTTGGATGCTGCGCCGAATGAACTTTTCTATTCGTTTCATAAGGATGTGATTCCTGCAGCTTCGTTACTGCATCCATGTAAAGTTGCATTCCTTCCTAAAGGTGTTGAACTTCCATCTGGTATTTCGTCTTTTGTGTGCAGACAGCTTTATGACATCACAAACAAGTGTTTATGGTGGCTGACGGATCAAGATTATATTAAT GAACGACAGGAAGAAGTAGAGCAATTGTTAAATAAAACAAGAGTAGAAATGCATGCAGGTGGCCGATCTCCAAAGCCATCAAATGGTCCAACTTCAACTTCACAGTTAAAAGCTGGCTCTGAGAGTAACCAGAACAGTTTGTCTTCCTTTTCATCTCAAGTCAGggggaagaagagagagagaatagagCAGGGCTCTGATCCTTTGAAACGAGAGCGCTTTACGAAAACAGAGGATGGGGATTCTGGTCACTGTAGGCAGGagagttttttaaaatttgagatatCCAAGATAACTGAAAAGGGGGGACTTGTTGACTCTGAAGGAGTTGAGAAATTGGTGCAGCTCATGCTACCTGAtagaaatgaaaagaaaatagaTTTGGCTGGTCGGTCAATGCTTGCTGGAGTTATAGCAGCCACAGATAAATTTGATTGCCTTAGCCGATTTGTGGAGCTGCGTGGTTTGCCTGTTTTTGATGAGTGGCTCCAGGAAATTCATAAGGGAAAGATTGGTGACAGTAGTGGATCGAAGGATGGTGATAAATTAATTGAGGAGTTTCTTCTTGTTTTACTTCGTGCACTTGATAAGCTGCCTGTGAATCTTGATGCCTTGAAAACGTGTAATATTGGAAAGTCTGTGAATCATTTGCGATCTCATAAAAACTCAGAAATCCAGAAGAAATCTAGGAGTCTGGTTGATACATGGAAGAAACGTGTTGAAGCTGAAATGAATATCAATGATGTGAAGCCTGGCTCTAATCATGCTGTCTCCTGGGCTGGAAGATCAGCTCGTCTACCTGAAGTTGGAAACAGAAATTCAAGTGGACCATCTGATGTTGCTGTAAAGAGCTCAGTTGGACAGGTTTTTCCTTCCAAATCTGTTTCAGTTAAGCTTGTCCATGGCGATAGTACTACTAGGTCTGCTTCTGCTTCTCCAGGGTCTGTAAAGTCAGTTCCGTCCCCCGGATCAGCTGGTAACAACATAAAGGATGGTCATTTTCGAAATGCCAGCGGTGGCATGTCTGATGTTCCTTTGACAGCCACTAGAGATGAGAAGAGCAGCAGTTCTAGTCAGTCTCACAACAACAGCCAATCGTGCTCTAATGACCATGCCAGAGCTGGAGTTGTTTCTGGCAAGGATGATGCAAGAAGCTCAAGTGCTGGTTCAATGAATGCGAATAAGGTGTCTGGTGGCTCATCACAACCTCGAAAACCAATAAATGGATTCCAAGGCTCTCTACCAGGGAACCAAAAGGAAACTGGGTCTAGCAAAAGTTCTTCACTGCATAAGAACCCAATAGACAAATCATCAAATTCTGGATTGACTGGTGATAAGATGTCGGAAAGGACTACTGTTGACGGGAATACTCATAAATTGATAGTCAAGATTCCAAATCCTGGTCGTAGTCCTGCACGAAGTGGTGGAGGTTATTTTGAAGACCGTTCAATCAGGAGTAGTAGAGCTTCTTCTCCTGTGACTTCAGAGAAGGCGGATCAATTAGATTCTGGCTTGAAGGAGAAAAGCGATGCTTGTAAAGTTAACGCTGCTTCAGATGTAAATTCTGAGTCCTGGCAGAGTAATGATTTTAAAGACATGCTTACTGCCTCTGATGAAGGGGATGGATCACCTGCTGCTTTGACTGACGAAGAACGTTGTAGGACTGTTGATGAAACAAAGAAAGTTGCAGAGGTTTCAAAAACTGCATCCTCATCATCTGGAAATGAGCATAAATCTGCAAATCTTCAAGAACCTTCCTGTACTTCTATGAATGCTTTAGTTGAAAGCTGTGTGAAGTTTTCTGAAGGTAATGGCTCGATGTCTGGTTCTGATGATCTTGGTATGAACCTGCTTGCTAGTGTGGCTGCTAGAGAGATGTCCAAATCTGATTTGGTTTCTCCATTTGATTCTCCACAGAGAAACAATTCCGTTGAACCCTCCTCTACTGGTGATGATTTAAAGGTAAAATTACTAGCAGAAGGTGAGCTTGGACAAAACAAATGCCTGTTCACTGGCGGTTCTAATAATGAGAATGGGAAGCATGCTAGTGAATCTGATAATCTTATGGCTAAGGATAAAGAAGATAAAACAGCATTTCTGTCTGACCATACACCTACGTCTGAGCACACGGTACGTGTAGGATCTCCCAGTAAGGATTTTAAGCAAGCTGAAGGCATTGAAGACAGCAAAGGAAAGTGTAACGATGTTAGTTTAGCTTCTCCTGTGATCTCTCCTTCGAGGGTAAGTGATAAAGCTGCAGACAGGGAAGGAGGCAAACCAACTGGTGGGAAGTCAGTTGAAGGGGGAGTAAAAACTGAGGGCAGTTTAGATGTTAAACACAATGTAAGTGATCCTTTGTTAAATGAAAATAAGATCACAGAAGCAGGCACAATGAATGAATTCAAGACAGAAAATCTAGGAAGATTGTCTCCACACTCATCATTGGCAACTGATGTCAAGGTGAACCTTAAGAATGAAGAAACAGACAGTATTGATAAGACAGATGAAAAGCAGGCCGTTTCAGTGATGCAATCCGACCTTGTAAATGGGGCTTGTGAAGTAATATTGCCTTCTGATCATGGAAAAGATTTGGTTTCAGAAAAAGCATGTGAAATAAAGTCCGAGAAGCGTGATATTATGGGTATTATGCCTCATGTTAGTGAGTCTGTAAATCAAAGAAATGAGCCAGAAGGTAACTCTCTTACAACCTCAGAGAATCGGGCTGTAGGTGGCGTAAGTAGTGTAACTCAACAAAGTAGCAACTCTTTGGAGCATGACCTCAAAAGTAAAGAGGTAGAACAATGTGGTGGTGGCGAGCAGGTTTCTAACATATTGCCATCTGCATGTGATGCGCATGAGGCAGAACAACTTTTGAGGTCCAGGGATTCTAAGTTGACTCGAATGGAAACCAATGAAGCTGGGGAGTGTGCATCAAAATGTGCGGCTGATGTTTCTTCTATCTCTTCTGTTGGGGTTTCAGGTTCAGATGCGAAGGTGGAATTTGATTTGAATGAAGGATTTAATGCTGACGATGGGAAAATTGGAGATGTAAAAATCTCAGCACCTGGATGTTCACCTACTGGTCATCTGATTAGTCCATTGCCTTTTCCAGTTACTTCTATGTCTAGTCCCCTTCCTTCTTCCGTAACTGTGACGGCTGCAGCAAAAGGTCCTTTTCTTCCACCTGAGGACCTATTACGGAGCAAAGGGGTACTTGGTTGGAAGGGTTCAGCAGCTACAAGTGCATTTCGTCCGGCTGAACCGAGAAAAGTTGTAGATATGCCTGTTGGTGCAGTGAACATCTCACATGCTGAATCCACTTCTGGGAAGCAAGGACGCCCTCCTCTGGATATTGACTTAAATGTACCTGATGAAAGACTTTTAGAGGATATGACATCTCGGTATTCTTCACATGAGACAAGTTCGACTTCCAATGCAATGAGTAAAAGTGGTCGGGCTTGTGATCAATCCACAAGTGCAGCACCTTTTCGTAGTTCAGGAGGACTTGATCTTGATTTGAACCAGGCTGATGAGACTTTAGATATGGGCAGTTTCACAATCAACAATAGTCGTCGAACTGAGATTCCAAGTATGCTAGTCAATTCTTCATCTAGGGGTACTTTAGGTGGGGATGTAGGTGTTCGGAGGGATTTTGATTTGAATGATGGACCTTCTGTGGATGAGATGAGTTCTGAACCTGCACATTTTATTCAACAAGCCAGGAGTAGTGTTCTATCTCAACCATCTGTTTCTGGTTTTAGGATGAACAATACGGAAGCAGGGAACTTCTCATCATGGTTTCATACAGGGAACAACACTTACTCAGCTGTTACCATTCCCTCTGTTATTCCTGATCGAGGGGAGCAGCCTTTCCCAATTGTTGCAGCTGGTGGACCACAGAGGATGATGGGTCCCCCCGGTGGTGGCAATCCATTTACTCCTGACGTTTATCGAGGATCTGTCTTGTCAGCTTCACCAGCAATGCCTTTTCCTTCTACCTCATTTCAATATCCAGTTTTTTCATATGGAACCAGTTTCTCGATGCCCCCAAGCACTTTCGCTGGAGGTCCTACAACATACTTGGACTCATCTTCTGGTGGAAGGGTTTGCTTCCCAGCAGTGCATCCACAGTTGTTGGGAACCTCTGCTGGTGGGGTTTCTTCCAACTACCCAAGGCCTTTTGTTATTAGTCTCCCGGATGGTAGCAATAACAGTAGTGGCGAGAGCAGTAGAAAATGGGGAAGGCAGGGTTTAGATCTTAATGCTGGGCCTGGAGGCCCAGAAATAGAGAGTAGAGATGAATCTTTTCATCTTGCACCAAAGCAGCTGTCTGTTGCCAGTTCACAACTCCCATTGGATGAGCAAATGAGGATGTTCCAGATGCCAGGTGGCACTTTGAAGAGGAAAGAGCCCGAGGGAGGGTGGGATGGCTTCAAGCAATCGCCATGGCAGCAGTAG